One genomic window of Cetobacterium ceti includes the following:
- a CDS encoding ABC transporter permease, whose translation MKRYLVNRIFSMVITLFIVITGVFFIVRLVPGDPLASMARNLPEQIKLNFYAKYGLDKPLIHQYFSYIKELLQGNLGESLVYTGRTVTHIIEIAAPVSARINLQALGFGVGSGLLLGLIAASKKNKWPDYLVMFIAVAGVSVPSFVMATSLQYYFTVKFKLLPTIGYTPGWDGFKYTILPTIALSFSSIAIYARYFRASVLDVLSQDYILTARAKGISGFRMAWYHVGKNALLPVITILGPQIAGIFIGSFVIESIFSIPGFGQIYVEAINNRDFTMILGQTILLNGLYIVSLFVVDLVYGLVDPRIKIFKKRG comes from the coding sequence ATGAAAAGGTACTTGGTAAATAGGATTTTTTCCATGGTTATAACTCTTTTTATAGTTATAACTGGGGTGTTTTTCATAGTGCGTTTGGTACCTGGGGATCCTTTGGCATCCATGGCTAGAAATCTTCCAGAGCAGATAAAGTTAAACTTTTATGCAAAATATGGACTGGATAAACCTTTAATCCACCAGTACTTTTCATATATAAAGGAGCTCCTTCAGGGTAACCTGGGGGAGTCTCTTGTATATACGGGAAGAACTGTAACCCATATTATAGAAATAGCTGCCCCTGTGTCAGCTAGAATAAACTTACAAGCCCTAGGGTTTGGAGTTGGGTCTGGTTTGTTATTAGGGTTAATTGCAGCTAGTAAGAAAAATAAATGGCCAGATTATCTTGTTATGTTTATAGCTGTGGCTGGGGTTTCTGTGCCAAGTTTTGTAATGGCAACTTCACTTCAATATTACTTTACAGTGAAATTTAAACTTCTTCCTACAATAGGTTATACCCCAGGGTGGGATGGATTTAAATATACAATTTTACCTACCATAGCCCTATCCTTTTCTTCCATAGCCATATATGCCAGATATTTTAGGGCAAGTGTTTTAGATGTTTTAAGTCAGGACTATATTTTAACAGCAAGGGCCAAGGGTATTTCTGGATTTAGAATGGCTTGGTACCATGTGGGGAAAAATGCCCTTCTTCCTGTTATTACAATTTTAGGACCTCAAATTGCGGGAATATTCATAGGTTCCTTTGTAATAGAATCTATATTTTCCATACCTGGATTTGGACAGATATACGTTGAGGCCATAAACAACCGTGACTTTACCATGATATTGGGACAGACCATACTTTTAAATGGTCTATATATAGTGTCTCTTTTTGTGGTGGATTTGGTCTATGGTCTAGTGGATCCTAGAATTAAAATATTTAAAAAGAGGGGGTAA
- a CDS encoding ABC transporter ATP-binding protein produces the protein MNRILEVENLKINFNTYAGKVYAVRGVSFYLNRGETLAIVGESGSGKTVTSKGILKLLPKYISEIPEGSVKFNNKELVNLNEKEMNKIRGGEISMIFQDPMTSLNPTMKIGDQIIESLRVHRKMSKKDAKIEAIKMLKLVNIPEPEKRMDSYSHEFSGGMRQRAMIAIALACSPKILIADEPTTALDVTIQAQIMDLMKSLQREMNTGIILVTHDLGVVAGVADRIQVMYAGEIVETGTTEEIFKNPRHPYTKALMKSIPSIESQSKSELYAIKGTPPDLIAPPKGCGFSYRCDHTMKICMEHHPDDFVIGEGHLCKCWLEHGILKGKGE, from the coding sequence ATGAATAGAATTTTAGAAGTGGAAAATTTAAAAATAAACTTTAACACCTATGCTGGAAAGGTCTATGCAGTTAGGGGAGTTTCCTTTTATTTAAATAGAGGGGAAACTTTAGCCATAGTTGGGGAAAGTGGAAGTGGGAAAACTGTTACTTCAAAGGGGATATTAAAACTTTTACCTAAGTATATATCTGAGATTCCAGAGGGAAGTGTGAAATTTAATAATAAAGAACTGGTGAATTTAAATGAAAAGGAGATGAATAAAATACGTGGAGGAGAGATATCTATGATATTTCAAGACCCAATGACCTCCCTAAATCCAACTATGAAAATAGGGGATCAGATTATAGAATCCCTAAGGGTTCATAGGAAGATGAGTAAAAAAGATGCTAAAATTGAAGCTATAAAAATGCTAAAACTTGTAAATATACCAGAGCCAGAAAAGAGAATGGACTCATACTCCCATGAGTTTTCAGGGGGAATGAGACAAAGGGCCATGATTGCCATAGCCCTAGCATGTTCACCTAAAATACTAATAGCAGATGAACCAACAACTGCCCTAGATGTAACAATTCAAGCCCAGATAATGGACCTTATGAAAAGTTTACAAAGGGAGATGAACACAGGGATTATTCTAGTTACCCATGACCTAGGAGTTGTGGCTGGGGTAGCAGATAGAATCCAAGTTATGTATGCAGGGGAGATTGTGGAAACGGGAACCACAGAGGAAATATTTAAAAATCCAAGACACCCCTATACAAAAGCTTTAATGAAGAGTATACCATCTATAGAGAGCCAAAGTAAAAGTGAGCTCTATGCCATAAAAGGAACCCCTCCTGATTTAATAGCACCACCAAAGGGATGTGGCTTCTCCTACAGATGTGACCACACTATGAAAATATGTATGGAACATCATCCAGATGATTTTGTAATAGGAGAGGGACACCTTTGTAAATGTTGGTTAGAACATGGGATACTAAAGGGAAAGGGGGAGTAA
- a CDS encoding ABC transporter permease: MEHKYEESMFEKIETMGELGEMMVRPSITYWADSWRRLKTNKVAMGSIVILFVLIVMCIFAPMFSKYNFEVTDTSSINLGPSSLHIFGTDSLGRDIFTRVWVGGRVSIMIGFVGTLMVICVGCVYGGIAGYFGGKIDHYMMRVIEILVSIPYLVMVILISLYLGKGIFALIIALTITGWTEVARIVRGQVLQIKEQEFVTAAKALGASPSRIILKHLLPNTVGVVIVAITFKIPGFIFAEAFLSFIGLGVQAPNTSWGALAAAARENLRFYPYQIFFPSLMIILTMLSFSLLGDGLRDALDPKERQ, from the coding sequence GTGGAACACAAATATGAAGAGAGTATGTTTGAAAAAATAGAAACCATGGGAGAACTAGGGGAGATGATGGTAAGACCTAGTATAACCTATTGGGCAGATAGTTGGAGAAGACTTAAAACCAATAAGGTTGCCATGGGGTCCATAGTTATTTTATTTGTACTAATAGTAATGTGTATTTTTGCCCCAATGTTTTCAAAGTACAACTTTGAGGTCACAGACACAAGTAGCATTAACCTAGGTCCTAGTTCCCTACATATTTTTGGAACAGATTCCCTTGGAAGGGATATTTTCACAAGGGTTTGGGTAGGAGGAAGGGTTTCTATAATGATAGGATTTGTGGGAACTCTAATGGTTATTTGTGTAGGTTGTGTTTATGGGGGGATAGCTGGATACTTTGGTGGGAAAATAGACCACTATATGATGAGGGTAATTGAGATATTAGTTAGTATTCCCTATCTTGTAATGGTAATTTTAATATCCCTATATTTGGGAAAGGGGATATTTGCCCTTATTATAGCCCTAACAATAACAGGATGGACTGAGGTTGCAAGAATAGTTAGAGGACAAGTTCTTCAAATTAAGGAGCAGGAGTTTGTAACTGCTGCAAAGGCCCTAGGGGCATCTCCTAGTAGAATTATATTAAAGCATTTACTACCTAATACTGTGGGAGTGGTAATAGTTGCCATAACCTTTAAAATACCTGGATTTATATTTGCAGAGGCTTTTTTAAGCTTTATAGGTTTAGGGGTACAAGCACCTAATACCAGTTGGGGAGCTTTGGCTGCTGCTGCAAGGGAAAACTTAAGATTTTATCCATACCAGATTTTTTTCCCATCACTTATGATAATACTTACAATGTTATCCTTTAGTTTACTAGGTGATGGACTTCGAGATGCATTAGACCCTAAGGAAAGGCAGTGA
- a CDS encoding ABC transporter ATP-binding protein — protein MEKLLEIKHLKKEFPVGNRYLRAVNDVSFYIKKGETLGLVGESGCGKTTCGRTLLGIYEPSGGEVYYHGERVDNLKGKARQELKKKMQIIFQDPYASLNPRMTVGDIIGEGIDIFNLYRGEERKKRIQELLNLVGLNGEHINRFPHEFSGGQRQRIGIARALAINPEFIVCDEPISALDVSIQAQVVNLLIKLQRELGLTYLFIAHDLSMVRHISDRVGVMYLGKIVELGDSETLYSDPKHPYTKALMEAIPVPDPNHKLTGSHLKGEIPSPMDPPSGCAFRTRCPVAMEICERVTPELVEITSDYFCACHRVK, from the coding sequence ATGGAAAAGTTACTTGAAATTAAACATCTGAAAAAGGAGTTCCCAGTGGGGAATAGATACCTAAGGGCAGTAAATGATGTGTCCTTTTATATAAAAAAAGGTGAGACCCTAGGCCTTGTGGGAGAATCTGGTTGTGGGAAAACCACCTGTGGAAGAACTCTTTTGGGAATATATGAACCTAGTGGAGGAGAGGTATATTACCATGGGGAAAGGGTGGACAATTTAAAGGGAAAGGCCAGACAGGAACTTAAAAAGAAGATGCAAATAATCTTCCAAGACCCCTATGCTTCCCTAAATCCTAGAATGACCGTTGGGGACATAATAGGAGAGGGAATAGATATTTTTAATCTGTATAGGGGAGAGGAGAGGAAAAAAAGAATTCAGGAACTTTTAAACCTAGTTGGACTCAATGGGGAGCATATAAATAGATTTCCCCATGAGTTTAGCGGGGGGCAAAGACAAAGAATAGGAATAGCTAGGGCTCTTGCTATAAACCCTGAGTTTATAGTTTGTGATGAGCCCATATCTGCCCTAGATGTGAGCATACAGGCACAGGTAGTAAATTTACTTATAAAGCTACAAAGGGAGTTAGGACTTACATATCTTTTCATAGCCCATGACCTTTCCATGGTAAGACATATTTCTGATAGGGTAGGAGTTATGTATTTGGGAAAAATTGTGGAGTTAGGAGATAGTGAAACCCTTTATAGTGACCCGAAACATCCCTATACAAAAGCCCTAATGGAAGCAATTCCAGTGCCAGACCCAAATCATAAATTAACAGGAAGTCACCTAAAGGGAGAGATACCATCTCCTATGGACCCACCTTCAGGATGTGCCTTTAGAACCAGATGTCCTGTGGCCATGGAAATATGTGAAAGAGTAACTCCTGAACTAGTAGAAATTACCTCTGATTACTTCTGTGCTTGTCACAGGGTTAAATAA
- a CDS encoding peptide ABC transporter substrate-binding protein — MKKVLLLLSMLFLFACGGTNEETKTEDTKVAQEKTEKQELNLFLSNEPKTLDISRSTDVSSSEVLVMVNEGLVGAIADENGKETIVGAGAESWNTSEDGLTWTFNLRKDAKWADGKLVTAKDYYYGITRTLDPKVGSGYAFILFPIKNAKSYNDGKVALDEVGIKMKDDYTLEITLENPTPYFIDLAYFKVMYPQRQDVVEKYGEAYGSEGNQLLGNGPYILKEWVHNNKVVLEKNSNYWDKDSFKIDKINMLIVADENSRMNLIASGQVDIGAADKPEWIKQFMDSGDFYNSRRYALGTNYNTFNTTSRYFKNKKIRQAFTVALDREEINRVMFNGNFDGAYGWVSKGIQIGPEEYRTLVPGPLKKLIEENPDPRALLVEGLKELGEDPDPSKMTVTYLSSGTSSWSRKFSELLQQMLKEKLGVDLKAEFVEWPVYQKRNDELDYEMGGQSWIGDYNDPNTFLDMWTSYAGIVANGWKNPEYDRLLEAAGKTSDQKKRLEYFRQAENILLYEDTAISPTLYRVKNRYIRKYVKGFNPTTVAPYNYKGVYIEGRK; from the coding sequence TTCTTTTTGCATGTGGTGGCACAAATGAGGAAACAAAAACAGAGGACACAAAGGTAGCACAGGAAAAGACAGAAAAACAGGAACTTAATTTATTTTTATCCAATGAGCCAAAAACTCTAGATATTTCTAGAAGTACAGATGTATCATCATCTGAGGTTTTAGTAATGGTAAATGAGGGGCTAGTTGGAGCAATTGCAGATGAAAATGGAAAGGAAACAATAGTTGGAGCAGGGGCAGAGTCATGGAACACATCTGAAGATGGACTTACATGGACTTTTAACCTAAGAAAGGATGCCAAATGGGCAGATGGGAAACTAGTTACAGCTAAGGATTACTATTATGGGATTACAAGAACTTTAGATCCAAAGGTTGGATCGGGATATGCCTTTATACTTTTCCCTATTAAAAATGCTAAAAGCTATAATGATGGGAAAGTTGCCTTGGATGAGGTTGGAATAAAAATGAAGGATGACTATACTTTAGAAATCACTTTGGAAAATCCAACACCATACTTTATAGACCTAGCTTACTTTAAGGTTATGTATCCACAAAGACAGGATGTTGTGGAAAAATATGGAGAGGCCTATGGTTCAGAAGGAAATCAGCTTTTAGGAAATGGACCATATATTTTAAAGGAGTGGGTACACAATAATAAGGTGGTACTGGAGAAAAATAGCAACTATTGGGACAAGGATTCTTTTAAAATAGATAAGATAAATATGCTAATTGTAGCAGATGAAAATAGTAGAATGAACCTAATTGCCAGTGGACAGGTGGATATTGGTGCGGCAGATAAGCCTGAGTGGATAAAGCAGTTTATGGACAGTGGAGATTTCTACAACAGTAGAAGATATGCCCTAGGAACAAATTACAATACTTTTAATACAACAAGTAGATATTTTAAAAATAAAAAAATTAGACAGGCTTTCACAGTGGCTTTAGATAGGGAAGAGATAAATAGAGTTATGTTCAATGGAAACTTTGATGGAGCCTATGGATGGGTAAGTAAGGGAATTCAAATAGGACCAGAGGAGTATAGAACTCTTGTTCCTGGACCTTTAAAGAAGCTAATAGAGGAAAATCCTGATCCAAGAGCACTTTTAGTTGAAGGGCTAAAGGAGCTAGGAGAGGACCCAGATCCAAGTAAAATGACAGTAACTTACCTATCGTCAGGAACAAGTAGCTGGTCTAGAAAGTTTAGTGAGCTTTTACAGCAGATGTTAAAGGAGAAGTTAGGGGTAGATTTAAAGGCTGAGTTTGTAGAGTGGCCAGTTTACCAAAAACGTAATGATGAATTAGATTATGAAATGGGAGGACAATCTTGGATAGGGGACTATAATGACCCAAATACCTTCCTTGATATGTGGACAAGTTATGCAGGGATAGTTGCCAATGGATGGAAAAATCCTGAGTATGACAGATTATTAGAGGCAGCTGGAAAAACTTCTGATCAGAAGAAAAGATTAGAGTATTTTAGACAAGCTGAGAATATTTTACTATATGAGGATACAGCTATTTCTCCAACTCTATATAGGGTAAAAAATAGATATATAAGAAAGTATGTTAAGGGATTTAATCCTACAACAGTAGCACCTTATAACTACAAGGGAGTATATATAGAAGGGAGAAAATAA